The Populus nigra chromosome 14, ddPopNigr1.1, whole genome shotgun sequence genome has a segment encoding these proteins:
- the LOC133672537 gene encoding disease resistance protein RPV1-like isoform X2 gives MPTEKRKQSKDEENDSSSRKRRKADLNAMTEPDSSRSRPQGAYDVFLSFRGEDTRKTFTDHLYTALVQAGIHTFRDDDELPRGKEISQHLLEAIQESKISIVVFSKGYASRWCLDELVEILKCKYRKTGQIALPIFYDIDPSDVRKQTGSFAEAFVKHEERSKEKVKEWREALEEAGNLSGWNLKDMANGHEAKFIQEIIKDVLTKLDPKYLHVPKHLVGIDPLAHNIFHFLSTATDDVRIVGLHGMPGIGKTTIAKVVFNQLCYDCGYGFEGISFLLNVKEKSEPNDLVLLQQQLLHDILRQNTEKINSVDRGKVLIKERLWRKRVLVVVDDVDHLQQLNALMGERSWFGPGSRVIITTRDERLLLEADQRYQVQELDPYESLQLFCQHAFRDAKPAKDYVELSNDVVEYCGGLPLALEVLGSCLIGKKQARWESVIDRLRRIPEHAIQERLRISFDSLKAPNLKNTFLDIACFFIGGQKEYVAEVLEGRYGCNPEDDFGTLIERSLIKVDDSGTISMHDLLREMGRGIVKDESPENPAQRSRIWCQEDAWKVLKMQMGTEVVQGLALDVRRSEEKSLSTRSFAKMKNLKLLQINGVDLTGSFKRLFKVLTWICWLECPLEFLPFDLTPDCVVVIDMKYSNIKELWKEKKILNNLKILDLSYSKNLVKTANLHSSNLEKLLLEGCSSLVEVHQSIGHSKSLVCLNISGCSQLKELPECMGDIESFTELLADGINNEQFLSSVGHLRCVRKMSLRGHWRWKLPYRPSPNSSWISAFRITPTSTIWRVLGKLKLVGYSLSEHATNTVDFGGLSSLEELDLSRNKFFGLPSGIGILSKLRLLRIALCSNLVSIPELPSNLEHLDAYGCVSMQWVRLPIQAKKNLNLDMFCCSDLVEIEGMEGLSNHGWIIRSVFDYKSSNNCKRSLVEALCYGGYGYQILFNRCYAFGHRDKFAMIPNWFSYRGKGSSLSFHVPPVFQGLVVGVVCQGLIGLFGAAKLCIKNKSNGIQLFEAYVCDSVAHNLMTYISTSEMAIEEYCEDEELELCVGLYTGEDAEVFECGIHVIVEKTDSFEGSEWDHESEGSEWDPCGPFGLSVQVVGVKNTSLL, from the exons ATGCCGACAGAAAAACGCAAACAAtccaaagatgaagaaaatgattcatCCTCgcgaaagagaagaaaagctgACCTCA ATGCCATGACAGAGCCAGATTCTTCTCGATCTAGACCACAAGGGGCCTATGATGTCTTTTTGAGTTTTAGAGGAGAAGATACTCGCAAGACATTTACAGATCATCTATATACTGCCTTAGTCCAAGCAGGAATCCACACTTTTCGAGATGATGATGAACTTCCTAGAGGAAAAGAAATCTCCCAACATCTCCTCGAGGCAATTCAAGAATCAAAGATATCTATAGTGGTCTTCTCAAAAGGATATGCTTCTAGATGGTGTCTTGATGAACTTGTGGAGATTCTAAAGTGTAAATATAGGAAAACTGGTCAAATTGCTCTTCCTATATTCTATGACATCGATCCTTCAGATGTAAGAAAACAGACCGGCAGTTTTGCAGAAGCATTTGTTAAGCATGAAGAACGTTCTAAAGAGAAGGTCAAGGAGTGGAGAGAAGCTCTTGAAGAGGCAGGAAATCTATCTGGTTGGAATCTCAAAGATATGGCAAATGG GCATGAAGCAAAATTTATCCAAGAGATTATCAAGGATGTGCTGACTAAATTGGACCCCAAGTACTTACATGTTCCTAAGCACCTAGTAGGTATTGATCCGCTTGCTCACAATATTTTTCACTTCCTAAGTACTGCAACAGATGATGTACGCATTGTGGGCTTACATGGGATGCCAGGAATAGGAAAGACGACTATAGCAAAAGTTGTATTTAATCAACTCTGCTATGACTGTGGATATGGATTCGAGggaatctcttttcttttgaatgtCAAAGAAAAATCAGAACCTAATGATTTGGTTCTTCTACAACAACAACtacttcatgatattttaagaCAAAATACTGAGAAGATCAATAGTGTTGATAGAGGAAAGGTTCTGATTAAAGAACGACTCTGGCGCAAAAgagttcttgttgttgttgatgatgtggATCATCTGCAACAATTAAATGCTTTGATGGGAGAGCGAAGCTGGTTTGGTCCCGGAAGCAGGGTGATAATTACAACTAGAGATGAACGCTTACTTCTTGAAGCTGATCAAAGATACCAGGTTCAAGAATTGGACCCATATGAGTCCCTTCAGCTATTCTGTCAGCATGCGTTTAGGGACGCCAAGCCAGCAAAAGATTATGTTGAGCTTTCTAATGATGTAGTTGAATACTGTGGAGGACTTCCTTTAGCTCTTGAGGTTTTAGGTTCTTGTTTGATTGGGAAAAAGCAAGCTAGATGGGAATCTGTAATTGACAGATTGAGAAGAATTCCAGAGCATGCTATTCAAGAAAGGCTTAGAATAAGTTTTGACTCACTGAAAGCCCCTAATCTAAAGAATACATTTCTTGATATTGCATGCTTCTTTATTGGTGGACAGAAAGAATACGTAGCAGAAGTGCTAGAAGGACGTTATGGTTGCAATCCAGAAGATGATTTCGGAACTCTCATTGAAAGGTCTCTGATTAAAGTTGATGATTCTGGAACGATAAGCATGCATGATCTATTACGAGAGATGGGAAGGGGGATCGTTAAGGATGAGTCACCTGAAAATCCTGCACAAAGGAGCAGAATTTGGTGTCAAGAGGATGCGTGGAAAGTACTCAAGATGCAGATG GGAACAGAAGTTGTACAGGGCCTTGCACTGGATGTGAGAAGATCAGAAGAGAAATCACTAAGCACACGATCATTTgcaaaaatgaaaaacttaaaattactGCAAATCAATGGAGTAGATCTCACCGGATCTTTCAAACggctttttaaagtgttgacTTGGATTTGTTGGCTTGAATGTCCTTTGGAATTTTTGCCATTTGATCTTACACCGGACTGCGTAGTTGTTATTGATATGAAGTACAGTAACATCAAAGAACtatggaaggaaaaaaag ATTCTTAACAATCTAAAGATCCTTGATCTCAGTTATTCAAAGAACCTTGTTAAAACAGCAAACTTGCACAGTTCAAATCTAGAGAAACTACTGCTTGAAGGTTGCTCAAGTTTAGTTGAGGTACATCAATCTATTGGACATTCAAAGTCTCTTGTATGTTTGAACATTTCGGGGTGTTCACAACTTAAGGAGCTGCCGGAGTGCATGGGTGATATTGAGTCCTTCACTGAGCTTCTAGCAGATGGAATTAACAACGAGCAATTTCTCTCTTCAGTTGGACATTTAAGGTGTGTGAGGAAGATGTCATTGCGCGGACACTGGAGGTGGAAGTTACCATATCGGCCTTCACCAAATTCTTCTTGGATTTCAGCTTTTCGGATAACTCCAACTTCCACTATTTGGAGAGTATTGGGAAAGCTAAAACTTGTTGGTTATAGTTTGTCTGAACATGCAACTAATACTGTTGATTTTGGAGGTTTGTCCTCTCTCGAAGAGTTGGATCTATCAAGAAACAAGTTCTTCGGTCTGCCTTCTGGCATCGGCATCCTTTCCAAGCTGCGGCTTTTGAGGATTGCGCTTTGCAGCAATCTTGTATCAATCCCAGAGCTTCCCTCAAATTTAGAACATTTGGATGCATATGGTTGCGTATCAATGCAATGGGTAAGACTACCAatccaagcaaaaaaaaatctaaatctggATATGTTTTGTTGTTCGGATTTAGTAGAGATTGAAGGCATGGAAGGTCTAAGTAATCATGGCTGGATTATTCGCTCTGTTTTCGACTACAAGTCATCAAATAATTGTAAGAGAAGTCTTGTTGAG gcaTTGTGCTACGGTGGTTATGGGTATCAAATTCTCTTCAATCGATGTTATGCGTTCGGCCACAGAGACAAGTTCGCTATGATTCCAAATTGGTTCAGCTACCGAGGAAAAGGAAGTTCATTATCATTtc aTGTACCTCCAGTTTTCCAAGGCTTGGTCGTTGGGGTTGTCTGTCAAGGCTTGATAGGTCTTTTTGGTGCCGCCAAAttgtgtataaaaaataaaagcaacggTATTCAATTGTTTGAAGCTTACGTATGCGATTCGGTCGCTCACAATTTGATGACATACATAAGTACAAGTGAGATGGCAATTGAAGAATATTGTGAAGATGAGGAATTGGAACTGTGCGTGGGACTTTATACGGGAGAAGACGCTGAAGTGTTTGAATGTGGGATCCATGTGATAGTTGAAAAGACAGATTCATTTGAAGGGTCAGAGTGGGATCATGAGTCTGAAGGGTCAGAGTGGGATCCATGTGGGCCATTTGGGCTGTCTGTTCAGGTGGTGGGTGTCAAGAATACGAgtctattataa
- the LOC133672537 gene encoding disease resistance protein RPV1-like isoform X1 produces MSSRTRSFHFRMPTEKRKQSKDEENDSSSRKRRKADLNAMTEPDSSRSRPQGAYDVFLSFRGEDTRKTFTDHLYTALVQAGIHTFRDDDELPRGKEISQHLLEAIQESKISIVVFSKGYASRWCLDELVEILKCKYRKTGQIALPIFYDIDPSDVRKQTGSFAEAFVKHEERSKEKVKEWREALEEAGNLSGWNLKDMANGHEAKFIQEIIKDVLTKLDPKYLHVPKHLVGIDPLAHNIFHFLSTATDDVRIVGLHGMPGIGKTTIAKVVFNQLCYDCGYGFEGISFLLNVKEKSEPNDLVLLQQQLLHDILRQNTEKINSVDRGKVLIKERLWRKRVLVVVDDVDHLQQLNALMGERSWFGPGSRVIITTRDERLLLEADQRYQVQELDPYESLQLFCQHAFRDAKPAKDYVELSNDVVEYCGGLPLALEVLGSCLIGKKQARWESVIDRLRRIPEHAIQERLRISFDSLKAPNLKNTFLDIACFFIGGQKEYVAEVLEGRYGCNPEDDFGTLIERSLIKVDDSGTISMHDLLREMGRGIVKDESPENPAQRSRIWCQEDAWKVLKMQMGTEVVQGLALDVRRSEEKSLSTRSFAKMKNLKLLQINGVDLTGSFKRLFKVLTWICWLECPLEFLPFDLTPDCVVVIDMKYSNIKELWKEKKILNNLKILDLSYSKNLVKTANLHSSNLEKLLLEGCSSLVEVHQSIGHSKSLVCLNISGCSQLKELPECMGDIESFTELLADGINNEQFLSSVGHLRCVRKMSLRGHWRWKLPYRPSPNSSWISAFRITPTSTIWRVLGKLKLVGYSLSEHATNTVDFGGLSSLEELDLSRNKFFGLPSGIGILSKLRLLRIALCSNLVSIPELPSNLEHLDAYGCVSMQWVRLPIQAKKNLNLDMFCCSDLVEIEGMEGLSNHGWIIRSVFDYKSSNNCKRSLVEALCYGGYGYQILFNRCYAFGHRDKFAMIPNWFSYRGKGSSLSFHVPPVFQGLVVGVVCQGLIGLFGAAKLCIKNKSNGIQLFEAYVCDSVAHNLMTYISTSEMAIEEYCEDEELELCVGLYTGEDAEVFECGIHVIVEKTDSFEGSEWDHESEGSEWDPCGPFGLSVQVVGVKNTSLL; encoded by the exons ATGTCTTCTAGAACAAGATCATTCCATTTTAGAATGCCGACAGAAAAACGCAAACAAtccaaagatgaagaaaatgattcatCCTCgcgaaagagaagaaaagctgACCTCA ATGCCATGACAGAGCCAGATTCTTCTCGATCTAGACCACAAGGGGCCTATGATGTCTTTTTGAGTTTTAGAGGAGAAGATACTCGCAAGACATTTACAGATCATCTATATACTGCCTTAGTCCAAGCAGGAATCCACACTTTTCGAGATGATGATGAACTTCCTAGAGGAAAAGAAATCTCCCAACATCTCCTCGAGGCAATTCAAGAATCAAAGATATCTATAGTGGTCTTCTCAAAAGGATATGCTTCTAGATGGTGTCTTGATGAACTTGTGGAGATTCTAAAGTGTAAATATAGGAAAACTGGTCAAATTGCTCTTCCTATATTCTATGACATCGATCCTTCAGATGTAAGAAAACAGACCGGCAGTTTTGCAGAAGCATTTGTTAAGCATGAAGAACGTTCTAAAGAGAAGGTCAAGGAGTGGAGAGAAGCTCTTGAAGAGGCAGGAAATCTATCTGGTTGGAATCTCAAAGATATGGCAAATGG GCATGAAGCAAAATTTATCCAAGAGATTATCAAGGATGTGCTGACTAAATTGGACCCCAAGTACTTACATGTTCCTAAGCACCTAGTAGGTATTGATCCGCTTGCTCACAATATTTTTCACTTCCTAAGTACTGCAACAGATGATGTACGCATTGTGGGCTTACATGGGATGCCAGGAATAGGAAAGACGACTATAGCAAAAGTTGTATTTAATCAACTCTGCTATGACTGTGGATATGGATTCGAGggaatctcttttcttttgaatgtCAAAGAAAAATCAGAACCTAATGATTTGGTTCTTCTACAACAACAACtacttcatgatattttaagaCAAAATACTGAGAAGATCAATAGTGTTGATAGAGGAAAGGTTCTGATTAAAGAACGACTCTGGCGCAAAAgagttcttgttgttgttgatgatgtggATCATCTGCAACAATTAAATGCTTTGATGGGAGAGCGAAGCTGGTTTGGTCCCGGAAGCAGGGTGATAATTACAACTAGAGATGAACGCTTACTTCTTGAAGCTGATCAAAGATACCAGGTTCAAGAATTGGACCCATATGAGTCCCTTCAGCTATTCTGTCAGCATGCGTTTAGGGACGCCAAGCCAGCAAAAGATTATGTTGAGCTTTCTAATGATGTAGTTGAATACTGTGGAGGACTTCCTTTAGCTCTTGAGGTTTTAGGTTCTTGTTTGATTGGGAAAAAGCAAGCTAGATGGGAATCTGTAATTGACAGATTGAGAAGAATTCCAGAGCATGCTATTCAAGAAAGGCTTAGAATAAGTTTTGACTCACTGAAAGCCCCTAATCTAAAGAATACATTTCTTGATATTGCATGCTTCTTTATTGGTGGACAGAAAGAATACGTAGCAGAAGTGCTAGAAGGACGTTATGGTTGCAATCCAGAAGATGATTTCGGAACTCTCATTGAAAGGTCTCTGATTAAAGTTGATGATTCTGGAACGATAAGCATGCATGATCTATTACGAGAGATGGGAAGGGGGATCGTTAAGGATGAGTCACCTGAAAATCCTGCACAAAGGAGCAGAATTTGGTGTCAAGAGGATGCGTGGAAAGTACTCAAGATGCAGATG GGAACAGAAGTTGTACAGGGCCTTGCACTGGATGTGAGAAGATCAGAAGAGAAATCACTAAGCACACGATCATTTgcaaaaatgaaaaacttaaaattactGCAAATCAATGGAGTAGATCTCACCGGATCTTTCAAACggctttttaaagtgttgacTTGGATTTGTTGGCTTGAATGTCCTTTGGAATTTTTGCCATTTGATCTTACACCGGACTGCGTAGTTGTTATTGATATGAAGTACAGTAACATCAAAGAACtatggaaggaaaaaaag ATTCTTAACAATCTAAAGATCCTTGATCTCAGTTATTCAAAGAACCTTGTTAAAACAGCAAACTTGCACAGTTCAAATCTAGAGAAACTACTGCTTGAAGGTTGCTCAAGTTTAGTTGAGGTACATCAATCTATTGGACATTCAAAGTCTCTTGTATGTTTGAACATTTCGGGGTGTTCACAACTTAAGGAGCTGCCGGAGTGCATGGGTGATATTGAGTCCTTCACTGAGCTTCTAGCAGATGGAATTAACAACGAGCAATTTCTCTCTTCAGTTGGACATTTAAGGTGTGTGAGGAAGATGTCATTGCGCGGACACTGGAGGTGGAAGTTACCATATCGGCCTTCACCAAATTCTTCTTGGATTTCAGCTTTTCGGATAACTCCAACTTCCACTATTTGGAGAGTATTGGGAAAGCTAAAACTTGTTGGTTATAGTTTGTCTGAACATGCAACTAATACTGTTGATTTTGGAGGTTTGTCCTCTCTCGAAGAGTTGGATCTATCAAGAAACAAGTTCTTCGGTCTGCCTTCTGGCATCGGCATCCTTTCCAAGCTGCGGCTTTTGAGGATTGCGCTTTGCAGCAATCTTGTATCAATCCCAGAGCTTCCCTCAAATTTAGAACATTTGGATGCATATGGTTGCGTATCAATGCAATGGGTAAGACTACCAatccaagcaaaaaaaaatctaaatctggATATGTTTTGTTGTTCGGATTTAGTAGAGATTGAAGGCATGGAAGGTCTAAGTAATCATGGCTGGATTATTCGCTCTGTTTTCGACTACAAGTCATCAAATAATTGTAAGAGAAGTCTTGTTGAG gcaTTGTGCTACGGTGGTTATGGGTATCAAATTCTCTTCAATCGATGTTATGCGTTCGGCCACAGAGACAAGTTCGCTATGATTCCAAATTGGTTCAGCTACCGAGGAAAAGGAAGTTCATTATCATTtc aTGTACCTCCAGTTTTCCAAGGCTTGGTCGTTGGGGTTGTCTGTCAAGGCTTGATAGGTCTTTTTGGTGCCGCCAAAttgtgtataaaaaataaaagcaacggTATTCAATTGTTTGAAGCTTACGTATGCGATTCGGTCGCTCACAATTTGATGACATACATAAGTACAAGTGAGATGGCAATTGAAGAATATTGTGAAGATGAGGAATTGGAACTGTGCGTGGGACTTTATACGGGAGAAGACGCTGAAGTGTTTGAATGTGGGATCCATGTGATAGTTGAAAAGACAGATTCATTTGAAGGGTCAGAGTGGGATCATGAGTCTGAAGGGTCAGAGTGGGATCCATGTGGGCCATTTGGGCTGTCTGTTCAGGTGGTGGGTGTCAAGAATACGAgtctattataa
- the LOC133672934 gene encoding disease resistance protein RPV1-like: MTEPDSSRSRPQGAYDVFLSFRGEDTRKTFTDHLYTALVKAGIHTFRDDDELPRGEEISDHLLKAIQESKISIVVFSKGYASSRWCLDELVEILKCKYRKTGQIALPIFYDIDPSDVRKQTGSFAEAFVKHEERYKEKVKEWREALEEAGNLSGWNLKDMANGHEAKFIQYIIKEVWNKLYPKDMNVGTHPVGIDPLVNEIRDFVSKATEKVCIVGIHGMPGIGKTTIAKEVFNKLCDEFEGSSFLLNVKEKSESKDMVLLQQQLLHDILRQNAEKINNVDIGKVLIKERLRHKRVLVVFDDVDRPDRLLDLMGEPSWLGPGSRVIITTTDESLLLEADQRYQVQELNRGDSLQLFCRHAFRDTKPAKDYVELSNDVVEYCGGLPLALKVLGSCLYGKNQARWESVIDRLRKFPNSEIQKKLRISFDTLDESTLKNTFLDIACFFIGRKKEYVAKVLEGRYDYNPEDDFGTLIERSLIKVDDSGTIGMHDLLRGMGKEIVKEESPENPAQRSRIWSQEDAWIVLKMQMGTEVVKGLTLDVRRSEDKSLSTGSFTKMKLLKLLQINGAELTGSFKRLSKVLTWICWLECPLEFLPSDFSLDYVVVIDMQYSNIRELWKKKKMLNNLKILDLSYSKNLVKTPNMHSSSLEKLLLEGCSSLAKVHQSIGHSKSLVCLNISGCSQLKELPKCMGDIESFTELLADGINNEQFLFSVGHLKCVRKLSLRGHWKWDWNLPYRPSPNSSWISALLTPTSTIWRVLGKLKLVNCGFSERATNSIDFGGFSSLEELDLSKNEFFSLPSGIGILSKLRLLTVQQCGNLVSIPELPSNLEHLDTCGCKSMQWALCYGGYGYHMFFNRWYTFSHRDKFTMIPNWFSYRGKGSSLSFHIPPVFQGLVVGVVCQRLIGLFGAAKLCIKNKSNGLQLFEATVSDGVGRNWLRYISLSEMAMKEYCEDEELELCVGLYTGEDAEVFECGIHVIVEKTDSFEGSEWDHESEVGRDRVIPAPPYLSQYARYNFFEIYGKQGLSNLSKNTKDRLLERIFNYHFLEYCFPFKAFSVPYDYSIIPKWFSYSGEGCSLSFDIPPDFEGLVIWAVCSGGTWHQEFKAIIKNKSNGVQLFEATHAMPYFRRRWLRVISRCEMAMEKYCGDAALELHVILRSERSEVVRCAINVIDPFGRSNYDQTPALDHDIYNQESFEGSEGDHDIDYYKTSFEGSGSSDHEIDNQESEVESDRTIPSPPYHLLHHPHHGSMRFSTRQQWKAFLIRAFSLWKIITMQKFSPDDLN; encoded by the exons ATGACAGAGCCAGATTCTTCTCGATCTAGACCACAAGGGGCCTATGATGTCTTTTTGAGTTTTAGAGGAGAAGATACTCGCAAGACATTTACAGATCATCTATATACAGCCTTAGTCAAAGCTGGAATCCACACTTTTCGAGATGATGATGAACTTCCTAGAGGAGAAGAAATCTCCGATCATCTCCTCAAGGCAATCCAAGAATCAAAGATATCTATAGTGGTCTTCTCAAAAGGATATGCTTCTTCTAGATGGTGTCTTGATGAACTTGTGGAGATTCTGAAGTGCAAATATAGGAAAACTGGTCAGATTGCTCTTCCTATATTCTATGACATTGATCCTTCAGATGTGAGAAAACAGACTGGCAGTTTTGCTGAAGCATTTGTTAAGCATGAAGAACGTTATAAAGAGAAGGTGAAGGAGTGGAGAGAAGCTCTTGAGGAGGCAGGAAATCTATCTGGATGGAATCTCAAAGATATGGCAAATGG GCATGAAGCAAAATTTATCCAATATATTATCAAGGAAGTGTGGAATAAATTGTATCCCAAGGACATGAATGTTGGTACTCACCCAGTAGGTATTGATCCCCTTGTCAACGAAATCAGAGACTTCGTAAGTAAGGCAACAGAGAAGGTTTGCATTGTGGGCATACATGGGATGCCAGGAATAGGAAAGACGACTATAGCAAAAGAAGTATTTAATAAACTCTGCGATGAATTCGAGGGGagctcttttcttttgaatgttaaagaaaaatcagaatCTAAGGATATGGTTCTTTTGCAACAACAACtacttcatgatattttaagaCAAAATGCTGAGAAGATCAATAATGTTGATATAGGAAAGGTTCTGATTAAAGAACGACTTCGGCACAAAAGAGTTCTTGTTGTTTTTGACGATGTGGATCGTCCAGACCGACTACTTGATTTGATGGGAGAGCCAAGTTGGTTAGGCCCTGGAAGTAGGGTAATAATTACAACTACAGATGAAAGCTTACTTCTTGAAGCTGATCAAAGATACCAGGTTCAAGAATTGAACCGGGGTGACTCCCTTCAGCTTTTCTGTAGGCATGCATTTAGGGACACCAAACCAGCAAAAGATTATGTTGAGCTTTCGAATGATGTAGTTGAATACTGTGGAGGACTTCCTTTAGCTCTTAAGGTTTTAGGTTCTTGTTTGTATGGGAAAAACCAAGCTAGATGGGAATCTGTAATTGACAGATTGAGAAAATTTCCAAACAGTGAAATTCAGAAAAAACTTAGAATAAGTTTTGACACACTGGATGAATCTACACTAAAGAATACATTTCTTGATATTGCATGCTTCTTTATTGGCAGAAAGAAAGAATACGTAGCAAAAGTGCTAGAAGGACGTTATGATTACAATCCAGAAGATGATTTCGGAACTCTCATTGAACGGTCTCTGATTAAAGTTGATGATTCTGGAACGATAGGCATGCATGATCTATTACGAGGGATGGGAAAGGAGATCGTTAAGGAAGAGTCACCTGAAAATCCTGCGCAAAGGAGCAGAATTTGGAGTCAAGAGGATGCGTGGATAGTACTCAAGATGCAGATG ggaACAGAAGTTGTAAAGGGCCTTACACTGGATGTGAGAAGATCAGAAGACAAATCACTAAGCACTGGATCATTTACAaaaatgaaattgttaaaattacTCCAAATCAATGGAGCAGAACTCACCGGATCTTTCAAACGGCTTTCTAAAGTGTTGACCTGGATTTGTTGGCTTGAATGTCCTTTGGAATTTTTACCGTCGGACTTTTCACTGGACTACGTAGTTGTTATTGATATGCAGTACAGTAATATCAGAGAactatggaagaaaaaaaag ATGCTCAACAATCTAAAGATCCTTGATCTCAGTTATTCAAAGAACCTTGTTAAAACACCAAACATGCACAGTTCAAGTCTAGAGAAATTACTGCTTGAAGGTTGCTCAAGTTTAGCTAAGGTACATCAATCTATTGGACATTCAAAGTCTCTTGTATGTTTGAACATTTCGGGGTGTTCACAACTTAAGGAGCTGCCGAAGTGCATGGGTGATATTGAGTCCTTCACTGAGCTTCTAGCAGATGGAATTAACAACGAGCAATTTCTCTTTTCAGTTGGACATTTAAAGTGTGTGAGGAAGTTGTCATTGCGCGGACACTGGAAGTGGGACTGGAACTTACCATATCGGCCTTCACCAAATTCTTCTTGGATTTCGGCTTTGCTAACTCCAACTTCCACTATTTGGAGAGTATTGGGAAAGCTAAAACTTGTTAATTGTGGTTTCTCTGAACGTGCAACTAATTCTATTGATTTTGGAGGTTTTTCCTCTCTTGAAGAGTTGGATCTATCAAAAAACGAGTTCTTCAGTCTGCCTTCTGGCATCGGCATCCTTTCTAAGCTGCGGCTTTTGACCGTTCAGCAATGCGGAAATCTTGTATCAATCCCAGAGCTTCCCTCAAATTTAGAACATTTGGATACATGTGGTTGCAAATCAATGCAATGG GCACTGTGCTACGGTGGTTACGGGTATCATATGTTCTTCAATCGTTGGTATACGTTCAGCCACAGAGATAAGTTCACTATGATTCCAAATTGGTTCAGCTACCGAGGAAAAGGAAGTTCATTATCATTTCATATACCTCCAGTTTTCCAAGGCTTGGTCGTTGGGGTTGTCTGTCAACGCTTGATAGGTCTTTTTGGTGCCGCCAAAttgtgtataaaaaataaaagcaacggTCTTCAATTGTTTGAAGCAACGGTAAGTGATGGTGTCGGTAGAAATTGGTTGAGATACATAAGTCTAAGCGAGATGGCAATGAAAGAATATTGTGAAGATGAGGAATTGGAACTGTGCGTGGGACTTTATACGGGAGAAGACGCTGAAGTGTTTGAATGTGGGATCCATGTGATAGTTGAAAAGACAGATTCATTTGAAGGGTCAGAGTGGGATCATGAGTCTGAAGTTGGAAGAGATAGAGTAATACCTGCACCACCATATCTGTCTCAATATGCTCGGTACAATTTCTTTGAGATTTACGGCAAGCAAGGTCTCagtaatttatcaaaaaataccAAGGATCGGCTTCTTGAG AGAATCTTCAATTATCATTTTCTCGAGTATTGTTTTCCCTTCAAGGCTTTTTCCGTTCCCTACGATTATTCTATCATTCCAAAATGGTTCAGCTACAGTGGAGAAGGATGTTCATTATCATTTGATATACCTCCAGATTTCGAAGGCTTGGTCATTTGGGCTGTCTGTTCAGGTGGTACTTGGCATCAAGAATTCAAggctattataaaaaataaaagcaacggTGTTCAGTTGTTCGAAGCTACACATGCAATGCCCTATTTCCGTAGAAGGTGGCTAAGAGTCATAAGTAGATGTGAGATGGCAATGGAAAAATACTGTGGAGATGCTGCATTGGAACTACATGTGATATTGAGGTCCGAAAGGAGTGAAGTGGTACGATGTGCGATCAATGTGATAGATCCATTTGGACGGAGCAACTACGATCAAACTCCAGCGTTGGATCATGACATTTACAACCAAGAGTCTTTTGAAGGTTCAGAGGGGGATCATGACATTGACTACTACAAGACTTCATTTGAAGGGTCAGGATCGTCGGATCATGAGATTGACAACCAAGAGTCCGAAGTTGAAAGCGATAGAACGATACCTTCGCCACCATATCATCTGCTTCACCATCCCCATCATGGTTCCATGAGATTTTCTACAAGGCAGCAGTGGAAAGCTTTTTTGATTCGGGCGTTCAGCCTATGGAAAATCATAACCATGCAAAAATTCTCACCTGATGATCTCAATTAG